The following is a genomic window from Clostridium fungisolvens.
CTTCTGCTATTATCGCGTTTACTTTAAGTGTAGGAGCATATAACTCGGAAGTTATTAGAGCAGCGATATTATCAATTCCAAAAGGACAATGGGAATCTGCATTTTCACTTGGGATGAGCAGAAATAAAGCTCTTAGAAGAATTATTTTGCCACAGGCAACTAGAGTTTCAGTACCGCCTTTATTTAACTCTTTTATAAGTTTAGTAAAGGATACTTCATTGGCAGCAACTATAACTTTAACAGAAATGTTTCAGATTGCTCAAAGAGTTACTGCAACAACTTATGAACCACTATGGCTTTATACAGAGGCTGCTGTAGTTTATCTGATATTCTGTACTGTACTCTCTGCAATTCAAAGAAGAATAGAAGTAAGACTAGAAAAATATGTTGCTAAGTGATGGAGGAGTACAATGATTGATATAAAAAATTTAGACAAGATTATAGGAAATAATCACATTTTAAAATCGATCAATTTAAATATTAATGAAGGCAAAACAACTGTTGTTATCGGTCCATCTGGATCAGGAAAAACAACATTACTTAGGTGTTTAAACCTTCTTGAAATTCCAAACGAAGGAGAAATTACTTTAGGTGATATGACTATCGTCTTTCATAAAGATGCCAAGCTTTCTGAAAAGGAAATAATTTCTTTTAGGAAGCAAACAGGAATGGTATTTCAAGGGTTTAATTTATTTCCACACATGAACGTACTTCAGAATGTAATGGAAGGACAAGTAACTGTTTTAAAGCGTTCAAAAGAAGAAGCAAAAGACAAGTCAAGAAAACTCTTAGCTAAAGTAGGTTTGAGTGAAAAAGAAAATAGCTATCCATACGAATTATCAGGTGGTCAACAGCAAAGGGTTGCCATTGCTAGAGCTATGGCTATGGATCCGAAGATTATACTTTTTGATGAGCCAACCTCGGCTTTAGACCCGGAACTGGAAGCAGAAGTTCTTAAAGTTATGAAAGAATTAGCTGTAGAAGGAATGACAATGGTAGTTGTAACCCATAATATGAATTTTGCTAAGGAAGTTGCACATAAGGTCGTATTTATGGAAGATGGCAAAATACTTCAAGAGGGTAGCCCTGAAGAGATTTTTACAAACCCTAAAAATGAAAGAATGAATAGATTTTTAAATATACTAACTTAAAATCTTAAGTGAAAAAATCGCTGAAGTGACTATCTTCAGTGATTTTTTATACAGTAAAAAGCATCTTGAAAATATATTTCATGATGCTTTTCTCTTTTGTGACAGGTAAAGAAAGTGTTTTATATTTTTAGAAGATGCAAGACTCAAAGTGTAAAATTTAAAGGATTTAACCGTTTTGTTAATATTATAATAAAGTTTTATTATAGATTATAATAGTAAATACAAATTTGATTTGAACAATCAATAAGAAACGTTCATAATAATTTAATAACCTTATTTAAGTAAGCTGTTGTGGTAGTTTAGGTGAAAAACATGTCCTATTTACTCAAAAATAGTATTATTTTTGTGAAAAAGAAATAAAATTGTGGTAGAATACTGTATGTGAGCTTTAACGTCCATAAATAATTATAAGAATTTGACCATAACAGTATAATTGGAGGAATAAAGATGGCAAAAAGAGATAAGAAGAAAAAGAAGATGAAAAAGTCTACAAAAATAACTTTAATAACTATAACAGCTATTTTAGTATTTGTAGTAGGTTTTGGAGCTATGTATTTCTATAATACCTTGGGAG
Proteins encoded in this region:
- a CDS encoding amino acid ABC transporter ATP-binding protein, whose protein sequence is MIDIKNLDKIIGNNHILKSINLNINEGKTTVVIGPSGSGKTTLLRCLNLLEIPNEGEITLGDMTIVFHKDAKLSEKEIISFRKQTGMVFQGFNLFPHMNVLQNVMEGQVTVLKRSKEEAKDKSRKLLAKVGLSEKENSYPYELSGGQQQRVAIARAMAMDPKIILFDEPTSALDPELEAEVLKVMKELAVEGMTMVVVTHNMNFAKEVAHKVVFMEDGKILQEGSPEEIFTNPKNERMNRFLNILT
- a CDS encoding amino acid ABC transporter permease, with the protein product MVFDESTTRIINILLDAFWPILKAGLVFTMPVTIISFILGLIVALFTALCRLSNSKILNGIAKFYVWIIRGTPLLVQLFIIFYGLPKIGVVLDPLPSAIIAFTLSVGAYNSEVIRAAILSIPKGQWESAFSLGMSRNKALRRIILPQATRVSVPPLFNSFISLVKDTSLAATITLTEMFQIAQRVTATTYEPLWLYTEAAVVYLIFCTVLSAIQRRIEVRLEKYVAK